One segment of Solanum lycopersicum chromosome 1, SLM_r2.1 DNA contains the following:
- the LOC101244237 gene encoding hydroquinone glucosyltransferase (The RefSeq protein has 2 substitutions, 1 frameshift compared to this genomic sequence), giving the protein MAQIPHIAILPSPGMGHLIPLVEFAKRIFLHHHFSVSLILPTDGPISNAQKIFLNSLPSSMDYHLLPPVNFDDLPEDVKIETRISLTVSRSLTSLRQVLESIIESKKTVALVVDLFGTDAFDVAIDLKISPYIFFPSTAMGLSLFLHLPNLDETVSCEYRDLPDPIQIPGCTPIHGKDLLDPVQDRNDESYKWLLHHAKRYGMAEGIIVNSFKELEGGAIGALQKDEPGKPTVYPVGPLIQMDSGSKVDGSECMTWLDEQPRGSVLYISYGSGGTLSHEQLIEVAAGLEMSEQRFLWVVRCPNDKIANATFFNVQDSTNPLEFLPKGFLERTKGFGLVLPNWAPQARILSHESTGGFLTHCGWNSTLESVVHGVPLIAWPLYAEQKMNAVMLSEDIKVALRPKVNEENGIVGRLEIAKVVKGLMEGEEGKGVRSRMRDLKDAAAKVLSEDGSSTKALAELATKLRKKCQMIDVANH; this is encoded by the exons ATGGCGCAAATTCCTCATATAGCAATTTTACCTTCTCCTGGTATGGGTCATTTAATCCCTCTTGTCGAATTTGCTAAGAGAATTTTTCTCCATCATCACTTTTCTGTTTCTCTGATTCTCCCTACTGATGGCCCAATTTCTAACGCTCAGAAAATTTTTCTGAACTCGCTTCCTTCTTCCATGGATTATCATCTTCTTCCTCCGGTTAATTTCGATGATTTACCTGAAGATGTTAAAATCGAGACTCGTATTTCACTTACTGTTTCTCGTTCTCTTACTTCACTGCGTCAAGTTTTGGAATCTATTATTGAGTCGAAGAAAACAGTTGCCCTTGTTGTTGATTTGTTTGGTACTGATGCATTTGATGTTGCtattgatttgaaaatttctccctatatttttttcccttctaCTGCTATGGGTTTGTCTCTGTTTCTCCACTTGCCCAACCTTGATGAAACGGTGTCGTGTGAGTACAGAGACTTGCCTGACCCGATTCAGATTCCGGGTTGTACTCCGATCCACGGTAAGGATCTACTTGACCCGGTTCAAGACCGGAATGATGAATCCTATAAATGGCTTCTTCATCATGCGAAGAGGTATGGAATGGCAGAAGGGATAATAGTGAACAGTTTTAAGGAATTGGAAGGAGGAGCCATTGGCGCTCTACAGAAGGATGAACCGGGTAAACCAACCGTTTACCCGGTTGGCCCGCTTATTCAGATGGATTCGGGTAGTAAGGTTGACGGGTCGGAGTGTATGACGTGGCTGGATGAACAGCCGCGTGGCTCTGTGTTATACATATCGTACGGTAGTGGTGGGACCCTATCTCATGAGCAACTAATTGAAGTTGCAGCAGGGTTGGAAATGAGTGAACAAAGGTTCTTGTGGGTAGTTAGATGCCCTAATGACAAAATAGCTAACGCTACTTTTTTTAATGTCCAAGATTCAACGAACCCTCTTGAGTTTTTACCAAAAGGGTTCTTGGAAAGGACCAAAGGGTTTGGTTTAGTGTTGCCTAATTGGGCCCCACAAGCTCGAATATTGAGCCATGAGTCGACGGGTGGATTCTTGACTCATTGTGGATGGAACTCGACTCTTGAGAGTGTAGTCCATGGGGTACCACTTATAGCATGGCCACTCTATGCGGAACAAAAAATGAACGCGGTCATGTTAAGTGAGGATATAAAAGTGGCACTAAGGCCAAAAGTGAATGAAGAAAATGGCGTAGTGGGAAGATTGGAAATTGCTAAAGTTGTGAAAGGACTAATGGAAGgtgaagaaggaaaaggagtgCGCAGTAGAATGAGAGACCTTAAAGATGCAGCAGCCAAAGTGCTAAGTGAAGATGGTTCTTCTACAAAAGCATTAGCTGAATTGGCTactaaattga gaaaaaagtgTCAAATAATTGATGTAGCTAACCATTAA
- the LOC101243939 gene encoding protein trichome birefringence-like 25 (The RefSeq protein has 2 substitutions compared to this genomic sequence) produces the protein MKAFNGTNVIKKQFSLIFVKFTVFVLLLGLAYRLILSNFEQFSQIEVKNTALFSDNTLPQAPVTVSEPPVTVNEPLVTVDEPTVTVSESLVTIDLPENQTLRNGTCDLFIGNWVYDPSGPVYTNATCYSIESHQNCMKNGRPDTEYLNWRWNPTDCELPRFSRKKFLNLMRNKSFTFIGDSIMRNHVQSLLCILSQEEEADDVYHDEQYKSRRWYFPLHDFNLSVIWSPFLAKSTVFEDDNGASTDITQLHLDKLDDVWTQQFDNFDYVFVAGGKWYLKSTIYLENDTIVGCHNCPGKNITQVGFEYAYRKALNTTFKFIMNAKNKAYTFFRTTTPDHFENGEWNSGGYCNRTGPFKEGEIDIGYVDEVMRKVELEEFERASGLGLKVKLFDTTLLSLLRPDGHPGVYRQYQPFAVENKKKKIQNDCLHWCLPGPIGSWNDILIQML, from the exons ATGAAGGCTTTTAATGGAACCAATGTCATCAAGAaacaattttctttaatttttgtaaaatttacaGTTTTTGTTCTGTTGTTGGGTCTTGCCTATCGACTCATCTTGTCCAATTTTGAACAGTTCTCTCAGATTGAAGTGAAAAATACTGCTCTGTTTTCCGACAACACATTGCCACAGGCGCCGGTGACCGTGAGTGAACCTCAGGTGACTGTCAATGAACCTCTGGTGACCGTTGATGAACCTACGGTGACTGTGAGTGAATCTCTGGTGACTATTGATCTTCCAGAAAACCAAACTTTGCGAAATG gaacatgtgatttatttataGGAAATTGGGTTTATGATCCAAGTGGTCCAGTATACACGAACGCGACTTGCTATTCAATTGAATCTCATCAGAACTGTATGAAAAATGGGAGACCTGATACTGAATATCTTAACTGGAGATGGAACCCAACAGACTGTGAGCTACCGAGATTTAGCCGTAAGAAATTCCTCAATTTGATGCGAAACAAATCATTCACCTTCATAGGCGATTCAATCATGCGTAATCATGTGCAGTCATTGCTTTGTATTCTCTCACAG GAGGAAGAAGCTGATGATGTGTACCATGACGAGCAATACAAAAGCAGAAGATGGTACTTTCCGCTCCACGACTTCAATCTTTCTGTGATTTGGTCACCTTTTCTCGCAAAATCAACTGTTTTTGAAGATGACAATGGAGCTTCAACGGACATTACTCAGCTTCATCTTGACAAACTGGATGATGTTTGGACTCAACAATTCGACAATTTTGATTATGTATTTGTAGCTGGTGGCAAATGGTACCTGAAATCAACAATTTACCTTGAGAATGATACGATTGTTGGGTGTCACAACTGTCCTGGTAAGAACATTACACAGGTGGGATTTGAATACGCCTATCGCAAAGCATTGAATACAACTTTTAAATTCATCATGAACGCGAAGAACAAGGCGTATACATTTTTCAGAACCACTACCCCTGATCACTTTGAGAATGGTGAATGGAATAGTGGAGGTTATTGTAACAGAACAGGACCTTTCAAAGAAGGTGAGATTGACATTGGTTATGTAGACGAGGTAATGCGCAAAGTTGAGCTGGAAGAATTCGAAAGAGCATCTGGATTGGGTTTGAAGGTGAAATTGTTTGACACAACCTTACTTTCACTGCTGAGACCAGACGGGCATCCCGGAGTCTACAGGCAATATCAGCCATTTGCTgtagaaaataagaagaaaaaaattcagaaTGATTGTCTACATTGGTGTTTGCCTGGTCCAATAGACTCGTGGAACGATATATTGATTCAAATGTTGTGA